The stretch of DNA CGCCTGGACGTCGTTCCTCGCGTTCGGCATCGCGGCGTTCGCGAGTGGCATGTACCTCTGGCTTCGTGACGAACGCCTGGACCGCGCGGCGGTCGCGGCCGCAGAGGGAGGCATGATCTTCGCGACGATAATGCTCACCACGGGGCCGCTGTGGGGCAAAATTTACTGGGGAACGTACTGGACCTGGGAGCCGCGCCTGACGTTTACGCTGCTGCTGTGGTTCATCTTCCTGGGCTACTTCATGGTCCGGAATTCCACGGAGGACCCTCAGAAAGGGAAGCGATTCGCGGCGGTCGTCGCCATCATCGGTGCACTGGACATTCCGTTCATCCATGTCAGCGTGGTTTGGTTGCGGGGGCTGCATCCCGAGCCCGTAGTGCTGAAACCGGAGCG from Gemmatimonadota bacterium encodes:
- the ccsA gene encoding cytochrome c biogenesis protein CcsA; amino-acid sequence: MSGKGIRLTGTALAVLGLLGILVVYWLSFFWVSTDVSQCPSRAPCLLGIAQRIFYVHVPAAWTSFLAFGIAAFASGMYLWLRDERLDRAAVAAAEGGMIFATIMLTTGPLWGKIYWGTYWTWEPRLTFTLLLWFIFLGYFMVRNSTEDPQKGKRFAAVVAIIGALDIPFIHVSVVWLRGLHPEPVVLKPERPTLPGDMLTLLLTSLAVFTTLFLGLFLLRYALETLRAGQQART